Within Limanda limanda chromosome 17, fLimLim1.1, whole genome shotgun sequence, the genomic segment actcggtATTGGTCAAGTGTGTGTATCGGCAGGAATTAGCTACCATGACTCTATCCAGTGTTGTAAACAGTattacaagcaggaaaaaaggaaaaaaaaatagacacCACATTGTTTCTTTTCACCAAAGTAACCAAAACCAAAGCAATTTACTTTCCCATCCCTACACCTGGCTTTTTATTGGTTGATGAGTACACAACAAGGAGAAATCCGAGAGTAGACGTAGTTTCACACGAGCACAGAAGCAGattgagggagaggagaagagctgaagcttgGAAAGCAGGAAATGCAAGCACAAGCAGGGTTTTGAGTTGGAGAATTACAAAAACTGAACAGGACTCAAGAAGTCACACTCTggcctcctcccacagtccaaagacatgcacgTTAAGTTAATTGCATATTCTAAATTGCCCATTGGTGTGAATGGATGTTTGCTGGGGACCTGTCCAGTGTGTACCCCTGCAATTGCCCAATGTCATCTGGGATCGACTCTAGTCTCATTCATATACAGAtatgtttattttcaattttttgtGACGTTTCCTTTTATATTTATCTTCTTATAATGAAATACTGGATAGgttacacaaatatacaaataaaacaacccTGGAATTTGAATGAGCTGAAAAGTCACTGATGTATTTAACATCTGACAAGGTGTCCTAAGTAGTTGTTGCTGCATTTTAAGGCGTCACAGAGCAAAGTGATGGAGAACCACTCTGCCGGTGTTTCATTAATGAAACTTTAAAAGCTTATTTTCATCAGAGCTGGGTGTGGCACATTATTTGGCAGGCAATGGATATGTGCTGCAACAGCACTCAGCCCAAGGAGCCTCATCAGGTGCTGGTTGTCCCCTTGGTTACCGCCCAGCGGACGGTGAGCAATGAGCACCCAGTCAGCCATGACCACCGCTCGCCACTCTCAGGGCGGCTTCCCCCACTGAGGTGGCTGACCGTCATGTCTCCTCAAGGTGCAGGGGGGTTGAGGATAAGTGGATCCCTGACAGGGAGAAAGGTATACGAGGAGGGGAGTGGTGAATGGCAGCAGGAGGCAGATGGGCCTCCAGGAGCCCTGGTGGGTCCCCGTGGAGGTGCAGGTGGCCCCAGTTCAGCAAGgagccagaagaagaagctgggAAAGGGCTGAGGCGGCAGCCATATGCGGATATGAGGTGAAGTGGTGAAGAATGTACCAAGGCTGAAAATTTAAGCGTGCATGTTAAACAGGAGAGACGGGGGAGGTAAAGTCAGAGGCTAAAGGATGGCAGGAGGTGACTGAAGAAAATAAAGGACGGGTTTGAGAGACTTCCTCTGCGAACAGTTCTCTAACTCCAGCATGACTTTATTTTACCCAACACCGTATCTCCCCCTTTTGACCCTGTCTTGACTGCTAAAGCGACTTCATATtctgtttccagtttttttttctgcttcttaTTAATTAGCTGCAAGGACGCCGTTTGCTTTTCAAGGACATGCCTCTGCAGCATGGCTCATATACATGCCAGAGCCCCGTAGCCCTTTTGTTGACTGCCGTTCACATAAAGCAGCGAGGCAGTTTGCTCCGAGGTCTGCGGAGAAGTGtgcggagagagggagggagagtcaAGCAGCGTGATTGCATAAGGTTGGATAACAGGCTCACTGtggggacacacactcactagaCAGTGTTGATGGAGTCTTTCACAGGGCTGATGGGGTGTTGATTAGGATGTGTTCACACACGAGGAGCAGATGCTGAAATGGATTCTAATGtgcttttctgtctttgtttcctctttttctcgGCTGTCCCTTTGGCCACTCTCCACTCCGTGTGAACACCAATCACACCCCTACCTTCCCTTCCCTCACCTTCATCCCcctttcccttttttcctcctccactgatTTTCCAGGTGCCGTGCGAGCCTCCAGCATCTTCCCCATCCTCAGTGTCATCCTGCTCTTCATGGGAGGCCTGTGTATAGCTGCCAGTGAGTTCTACAAGTCACGCCACAACATCATCCTCAGCGCAGGGATCTtctttgtgtctgcaggttAGTCAAACTCCTACAAAGTAATACAGAAGGCCAGGCATCAATTCAATGAATTTCTTTGAGCAGCTgtatattgaaatatatatatagcctTCAAAGTGCATGGCTACACAAAAAAAGGCCTTGCTGTGGTCCAAGAACAGTGGCGTAAAACACCATCACCTTAATAAAAGATTTAAGCCGTTACTTAAAGCTGAATACACACGGTCACCAGGGAGCCGGAGCGAATCCTATGATGCATGAcaggttttttaattttttattaaatcattttgcAGACTTCCAATAACTAATAGAGGCAAtttgaggttcagtatcttgccaaggacactcttgcatgcagatgggaaagactgggatcgaactgccgaccttctggttggagaaAGAACgttctacccctcagccacacgTCCCACCTGCAGCTCCAATAGGAGGTGCaccaaccatagactgtatataaagatggacaacatatCAGCTCACCaaaagtgaaacagaaacatctggatcaccccctggtggcaagCTGCAGTATAGGCCATATATTTCAAAGATGTCAAGTGAAGACGCTCCTTTCTGTCCTCTCCGTCCTGTTGCTGGGCTGAAAGTCACCCACTGGAACCCATCtctaaaaatacaatttctctGACACCGTTTCCCTGCGATCCACCTTGGCGGATTCATCATGTCAACCATTTCTCTGTGTGCGACTAAACTAATGAGTGAAAGTATTTTCTGTATATGTGGATAAATAATACTCTAACACAGAAAAAAGCTCCAGTGaggattattttattctgtCCTAAATGATCTTCGTCGAGAGCCTGTTTCTCACTGATGAGGAGTCAGATCAGCATGGACCTGATTAGTTCACAGTGAATCAGCATATTAAACATATGTGGTATGATACTGCACATTAAATGAATCATACACCAAGAATAACTAGCTCATCCTGACTTCAACTTTTTCgtttctctttgctcttttcttcaactcattaCCCATAATCCACTCCTCCCTTGCCCATGCTGCATCCCCTATCCTCTTAGGTCTGAGCAACATCATCGGGATCATCGTGTACATATCAGCCAACTCGGGGGACCCTTCAAAAAGTGAATCGAAGAAGAACAGCTATTCTTACGGCTGGTCCTTCTACTTCGGTGCCCTCTCCTTCATCATAGCTGAGATGGTTGGCGTCTTGGCCGTGCACATGTTCATCGACCGCCATCGACAGCTCCGAATAGGGGAGCGCGCAGCCGACTACCTCCAAGGCTCAGCCATAACGCGGATCCCCAGCTACCGCTACCGCTACAGACGTCGCTCGCgctcctcctcccgctccaCAGACCCATCACACTCCCGCGACAACTCGCCGGTGGGCCTCAAGGGCTTTAGCGCGCTGCCATCCACGGAGATCTCCATGTACACGCTGCCCCGGGACACTCTCAAGTCCTCTGGCACGCCTACCGCCACCTACAACTCCGAGAGGGACCACAACTTCCTGCAGGTCCACAACTGCATCCAGAAGGACCTGAAAGACTCGAGCAACACAGCGAACCGCCGCACCACGCCGGTATGAGGGAGTTGACACAGGCCAGGCCGGCCCGGCAAAGAGTGGAGACCAGGAGACACGGGAACCCCTGTGGGTGCAGTACGCCCCTGGAGAAGATGGATTTCCATGTTTATAgacatttgttctttttgttcagGTGCATGACTTTTCCATTAGCATTGTTGAGAGAGTTTCAACAGGTCTGCTGAGTTCCTGGGTGGAATAGCAGAAGCGTGAGCCAGGTTCGTACCGAGAGAGTGAGTTGTGTAATTTTTCTGCACAGGGTGCTTTCATGAGGTTTGGGGCACTGACagcgagagaggggaggagggggggcattTATGAGATAAAGACTTGATTTCATGATTTCATTGCCCTTTGGTTTGACATTTTTGCTCCACAGTTTGTTTGGAGCAACAGGTCAAGCTCCCCCTAAGCCAGCCCACCacctcttttatttattaactaatttgttcattttttgcATTAAAACTGTGAATTGTTACAGTTTGGGATTCAGTACGAAATAGCCCAATCTGTAATCTCTAACAAAggtactatatatatatgtattactttttataaataaattattacgTTATTAATCAAGAGTTACAGACTTTACCGAAgcaaaaaaatgacaaaaaaaaagttataactAAACCAAGTGCTGTTGATAACACGAGAAAATACTCTTTTAGTATCTCTTCATTTGAAGGTTGAGAACCAGCAAAGGGCCTTTCGGTCGCAGCAGTACACAGCGACTGACGGCGCCAGAGGCAGACGCTGAAAATGAACGGTAGAATAATATCTTTTCTTTAAACAGAACCTTCTCGTCTTTTTCTCAGTCCCTGTTCGCCTTCTTTTTCGGGGGGAGGGTCGTAATGGGAGTATTGAACCCCTTAACAGAAAGAGCAAACAACAAAAGGGGTCAGAGTTCACAAAGCAAAGACTCCAAATATGACTTCTGCAGAATAAAAAGGAAGGAGCAGAGGGGAT encodes:
- the cacng2a gene encoding calcium channel, voltage-dependent, gamma subunit 2a, translating into MECGNMGLFDRGVQMLLTTVGAFAAFSLMTIAVGTDYWLYSRGTCRSKSMSENETSKKNEEVMTHSGLWRTCCLEGNFKGMCKQIDHFPEETDYNADPSEYFLRAVRASSIFPILSVILLFMGGLCIAASEFYKSRHNIILSAGIFFVSAGLSNIIGIIVYISANSGDPSKSESKKNSYSYGWSFYFGALSFIIAEMVGVLAVHMFIDRHRQLRIGERAADYLQGSAITRIPSYRYRYRRRSRSSSRSTDPSHSRDNSPVGLKGFSALPSTEISMYTLPRDTLKSSGTPTATYNSERDHNFLQVHNCIQKDLKDSSNTANRRTTPV